In Zingiber officinale cultivar Zhangliang chromosome 6A, Zo_v1.1, whole genome shotgun sequence, a single genomic region encodes these proteins:
- the LOC121993766 gene encoding transcription factor MYB4-like: protein MVRAPCCEKTGLNRGPWTPEEDQILVNHIHGFGHGNWRALPKQAGLLRCGKSCRLRWMNYLRPDIKRGNFTEEEEETIVQLHQKLGNRWSAIAASLPGRTDNEIKNVWHTHLKRRLVDPTMESGKQQKKKKKKKKKSESSNASTVDFIEESEMERFWLDALSMNAISTETPTDQSNSGFSSTTTIAAISIDPTDHGQPEDELHVAAEIESFWLDPLSIDFASPSTHYYNLFNSDNDMDFWQEVSVQFQEIF, encoded by the exons ATGGTGAGAGCTCCCTGCTGCGAGAAGACAGGCCTGAACAGGGGGCCGTGGACGCCGGAAGAGGACCAGATCTTAGTGAACCACATCCACGGATTCGGCCACGGCAACTGGCGCGCCCTCCCCAAGCAAGCCG GGCTGTTGAGGTGCGGGAAGAGCTGCAGGCTCCGGTGGATGAACTACCTGCGCCCGGACATCAAGCGAGGCAACTTcacggaggaagaagaggaaaccATCGTCCAGCTGCACCAGAAGCTCGGCAACAG GTGGTCCGCCATTGCTGCGAGCTTGCCAGGGAGGACAGATAACGAGATCAAGAATGTGTGGCACACGCATTTGAAGAGGCGTCTCGTCGACCCGACCATGGAGTCAGGGAAacagcagaagaagaagaagaagaagaagaagaagagcgagAGCTCCAACGCTTCCACTGTAGATTTCATTGAAGAGTCAGAGATGGAGAGGTTTTGGTTGGACGCATTGTCCATGAATGCTATCTCAACCGAAACCCCTACAGATCAATCAAACAGTGGCTTCTCTTCCACTACCACGATTGCAGCGATCAGCATCGATCCTACTGATCATGGCCAACCGGAGGATGAACTACATGTAGCAGCAGAGATCGAGAGCTTTTGGTTGGACCCCTTGTCCATTGATTTTGCAAGTCCAAGTACTCACTACTACAACCTATTTAACAGTGACAATGACATGGATTTTTGGCAAGAAGTCTCAGTACAATTCCAAGAAATATTTTGA